The Solea senegalensis isolate Sse05_10M linkage group LG4, IFAPA_SoseM_1, whole genome shotgun sequence genome includes a region encoding these proteins:
- the si:dkey-19e4.5 gene encoding UBA_like_SF and PTH2 domain-containing protein: MEPSEQSGLDAGSQEVNPVYLQQLRELDIPEEAAKQALLHTRNVSAEEAAMYYFNKLENEEEGDDDLMFKMVFVVNMDLAMGIGKVAAQVGHAAVGLYQVLQEKNSWREMAWKWDHSGAKKVVVQGTNVAHLLELQALAMSLSLPTYLVQDAGLTQVESGSRTVLAIMGEEEMVNNVTGSLKLL, translated from the exons ATGGAGCCATCAGAGCAGTCCGGCTTAGACGCAGGCTCTCAGGAAGTCAACCCAGTGTATCTACAGCAGCTTCGGGAGCTGGACATCCCAGAAGAGGCAGCCAAACAG GCTCTCCTGCACACCCGGAACGTGTCTGCAGAAGAGGCGGCCATGTACTACTTCAACAAGCTGGAGAATGAG GAAGAGGGAGATGATGACCTCATGTTCAAGATGGTGTTTGTGGTCAACATGGACCTTGCCATGGGCATTGGGAAG GTTGCAGCCCAGGTCGGCCACGCTGCTGTCGGTTTGTATCAAGTTCTGCAGGAGAAGAACAGCTGGAGGGAAATGGCCTGGAAGTGGGACCATAGTGG AGCCAAGAAGGTGGTGGTCCAAGGTACCAACGTGGCCCACCTACTTGAGCTGCAGGCCCTGGCGATGAGCCTCAGCCTGCCCACTTACCTGGTCCAAGATGCGGGGCTTACCCAG GTGGAGTCTGGGTCCCGCACTGTCCTGGCCATCATGGGTGAGGAGGAGATGGTGAACAATGTCACTGGGAGCCTGAAGCTACTCTGA